Proteins encoded by one window of Bradyrhizobium sp. B097:
- a CDS encoding TonB-dependent receptor encodes MSNVKAPRSLRFDAAIGSADDTGYSATKVSAVASLIAVASFSGAEAQQSSLPPVNVDAPVARPRPVTSKPTSDQVRARNALRRVARRTNQQAQQAPVPFPNAGGLPADRDRYADPAAPYKGDRLQASGKYPEPILNTPKSVTVLTKDVLEDKNATSLKSAILSTAGVTLGTGEGGNAFGDRFFIRGFDARNDIFIDGVRDAGVSVRENFFTEQVEILRGPGSSFAGRGTTGGAINIVTKQATTENSFYNMDTSFGTDRTKRVTLDVNQVISPTLAIRAGGLFQDAGVAGRSYVTDNRDGAFVAGTWKPVDAVKISGNYIHTELTGIPDFGVPYYRPSTASTAGGPFPDFGVNRNNFYGFVNRDFFRTGQDIGTINAEVQITPDLVISNKIRESRSTQNYIGTLPESPTLAAGAPFTSYTLTTNPQSRYQVTDVFANQTEATYKSVDRLGFKHTTTAGVEYDNERSSIDSYTGLASEITTGTSAFTGGGSLSGVSVFNPVNTNQPFGIPSLAGRPTKIGIDTVSGYVMDSANYNDFVILNGGVRYDDYKINTSAFATNGTLGQQSAEFGMPNFNVGLTLKPLPNGSVYAAYATSSNPVGAEFDGTSTAYGGINPVLNGGNTQIFGPEKNKAIEVGTKWELFDRHLLVTAALFQTEKENAREAQNVNNAAAATALGCSYPTGTTGNISCITAGAAYRIRGIDLGVGGKITDKWSVFGGLVLMQSVVTRSLAPPANTILYSSNVGLPLANVAHQSFSMLTKYQLTDMWELGGQAVYRSKIYGGTLLAANQGTSIPSYWRFDAFAEAKIDKHWTMKLFVNNIFDKRYYDALYQSAAPFVLEAPGRAAYLVVSARY; translated from the coding sequence ATGAGCAATGTGAAGGCGCCGAGATCGCTGCGCTTCGATGCGGCGATCGGTTCGGCTGATGATACCGGTTATTCCGCCACGAAGGTCTCCGCTGTCGCGAGCCTGATCGCGGTGGCGTCGTTTTCGGGGGCCGAAGCGCAGCAATCCAGCCTGCCGCCGGTGAATGTCGATGCCCCGGTCGCGCGCCCGCGGCCCGTCACGTCAAAGCCCACATCGGACCAGGTCCGCGCCCGCAACGCGCTGCGCCGCGTCGCGCGTCGCACCAATCAGCAGGCCCAGCAGGCGCCGGTGCCGTTTCCCAACGCCGGCGGTCTTCCGGCTGATCGCGATCGCTACGCGGATCCGGCCGCGCCGTACAAGGGCGACCGTTTGCAGGCATCCGGAAAGTATCCCGAGCCGATCCTGAACACGCCGAAGTCGGTCACGGTGCTGACCAAGGACGTGCTCGAAGACAAGAACGCCACCTCGCTGAAATCGGCGATCCTGTCGACGGCCGGTGTCACGCTCGGCACGGGCGAGGGCGGTAATGCGTTCGGCGACCGCTTCTTCATCCGCGGCTTCGATGCGCGCAACGATATCTTCATCGACGGCGTACGCGACGCCGGCGTCAGCGTCCGCGAGAACTTCTTCACCGAGCAGGTCGAGATCCTGCGCGGCCCGGGCTCGTCCTTTGCAGGCCGCGGCACCACCGGCGGCGCGATCAACATCGTCACCAAGCAGGCGACGACGGAGAACAGCTTCTACAACATGGACACCTCGTTCGGCACCGATCGCACCAAGCGGGTGACGCTCGATGTCAACCAGGTGATCAGCCCGACGCTGGCGATCCGCGCCGGCGGCCTGTTCCAGGATGCCGGCGTCGCCGGCCGCAGCTATGTCACCGACAATCGCGACGGTGCGTTCGTGGCCGGAACGTGGAAGCCGGTCGATGCGGTGAAGATCAGCGGCAACTACATCCACACCGAGCTCACCGGCATCCCGGATTTCGGCGTGCCGTACTACCGGCCGAGCACCGCGAGCACGGCCGGCGGCCCGTTCCCGGACTTCGGCGTCAACCGCAATAATTTCTACGGCTTCGTCAATCGCGACTTCTTCCGGACCGGGCAGGATATCGGCACGATCAATGCCGAGGTGCAGATCACGCCGGACCTCGTGATCAGCAACAAGATCCGGGAATCGCGTTCGACCCAGAACTACATCGGCACGCTGCCGGAATCGCCGACGCTGGCCGCCGGCGCTCCGTTCACGAGCTATACGCTCACGACCAACCCGCAAAGCCGCTATCAGGTCACCGACGTTTTCGCCAACCAGACCGAGGCGACCTACAAGTCGGTCGACCGTCTTGGGTTCAAGCACACCACGACGGCCGGCGTCGAATACGACAACGAGCGGTCTTCGATCGATAGCTACACCGGCCTCGCCTCCGAAATAACCACCGGCACATCGGCCTTCACGGGAGGCGGCTCTCTCTCCGGCGTCAGTGTCTTCAACCCGGTCAACACAAATCAGCCGTTCGGAATCCCATCGCTCGCGGGACGACCGACCAAGATCGGTATCGACACCGTGAGCGGATACGTGATGGATTCCGCCAATTACAACGACTTCGTCATCCTCAATGGCGGCGTCCGATACGACGACTACAAGATCAACACGTCCGCGTTCGCGACGAATGGCACGCTCGGCCAGCAGTCCGCCGAGTTCGGGATGCCGAACTTCAACGTCGGTCTCACGCTGAAGCCGCTGCCGAACGGCAGCGTCTATGCGGCGTACGCGACCTCGTCCAACCCTGTCGGCGCCGAGTTCGACGGCACCAGCACCGCCTATGGCGGCATCAATCCGGTTCTCAACGGCGGCAACACTCAGATCTTCGGGCCGGAAAAGAACAAGGCGATCGAGGTCGGCACCAAGTGGGAGCTATTCGACCGCCATCTTCTGGTGACGGCGGCGTTGTTCCAGACCGAGAAGGAAAACGCGCGCGAAGCGCAGAACGTCAACAACGCAGCCGCGGCTACAGCGCTCGGATGCTCTTATCCAACCGGAACGACCGGCAACATCTCCTGTATCACGGCGGGCGCCGCTTACCGCATCCGCGGTATCGATCTCGGCGTCGGCGGCAAGATCACCGACAAGTGGAGCGTGTTCGGCGGACTCGTGCTGATGCAGTCGGTCGTGACGAGGTCGCTGGCGCCGCCGGCCAATACGATCCTGTACTCGAGCAACGTCGGATTGCCGCTCGCCAACGTCGCGCATCAGTCATTCAGCATGTTGACGAAGTATCAGCTCACCGACATGTGGGAGCTGGGCGGGCAGGCGGTGTATCGCTCGAAGATCTATGGCGGCACGCTGCTCGCGGCCAACCAGGGCACGTCGATCCCGAGCTATTGGCGCTTCGACGCCTTTGCCGAGGCCAAGATCGACAAGCACTGGACCATGAAGCTGTTCGTCAACAACATCTTCGACAAGCGCTACTACGACGCGCTGTACCAGAGCGCAGCACCGTTCGTGCTGGAAGCGCCGGGACGCGCTGCGTATCTGGTTGTGTCTGCGCGTTACTGA
- a CDS encoding MarR family transcriptional regulator produces MSLDLKRQFIAQLVESSRLLRNYIDHRAKARGTTRAQWIVLFRLREQEGLSQVDLADVLELQPISLVRLLDRLVEHGLLERRPDPRDRRANRLFLTKSGRRLVDDLDSLRDAIAGDVLRDVSDKHVESGLATLREVKDRIKALGEDAAHIAAK; encoded by the coding sequence ATGTCGCTCGATCTCAAACGCCAATTCATTGCGCAGCTCGTCGAGAGTTCCCGGCTGCTGCGCAACTATATCGATCATCGCGCCAAGGCGCGAGGCACCACGCGGGCACAGTGGATCGTGCTGTTCCGCCTGCGCGAGCAGGAAGGATTGTCCCAGGTCGATCTTGCCGACGTGCTCGAGTTGCAGCCGATCTCGCTGGTGCGGCTGCTTGACCGCCTCGTCGAACACGGCCTGCTCGAACGTCGTCCCGATCCCCGGGATCGCCGCGCCAATCGGCTGTTCTTGACGAAGAGCGGGCGCCGTCTCGTCGACGATCTCGACAGTCTGCGCGATGCGATCGCCGGCGACGTGCTCCGTGACGTGTCGGACAAGCATGTCGAGAGCGGACTGGCCACGCTGCGCGAGGTCAAGGATCGCATCAAGGCGCTCGGCGAGGATGCCGCGCACATCGCCGCGAAATAG